In one Lolium rigidum isolate FL_2022 chromosome 3, APGP_CSIRO_Lrig_0.1, whole genome shotgun sequence genomic region, the following are encoded:
- the LOC124695750 gene encoding patatin-like protein 1 — MLAAPGENKRPLFAAKEINQFYLDNGPKIFPQRSYGLLTPVAKLFSAVMGPKYDGKFLHDKIKKLTNDVTIADTITNIIVPTFDIKFLQPVIFNTYEAKKEPLKNAHLSDICISTSAAPTYFPAHFFKTHDPLGKVPEREYHLIDGGVAANNPTMTAMSMITKEVLCRNRDFSPGKPAEYGNYLIISIGTGAAKQAETYNAPDCAKWGVIRWLHHGNFIPLVAMFSHASADMVDIHVSMLFKALGVEKNYLRIQDDSLLGHTTSMDIATEENMEALIEIGNKLLKKKVARVNIDTGSYDSVDGEGTNEEALARFASKLSKERKVRQTTLSSL, encoded by the exons ATGCTTGCAGCTCCGGGCGAGAACAAGCGACCTCTCTTCGCCGCCAAGGAGATCAACCAGTTCTACCTCGACAACGGGCCCAAGATCTTCCCGCAGCGGAG TTACGGGCTCCTCACTCCGGTGGCGAAGTTGTTCAGCGCGGTGATGGGTCCCAAGTACGATGGCAAGTTCCTGCACGATAAGATCAAGAAGCTCACCAACGACGTTACCATCGCCGACACCATTACCAACATCATCGTGCCGACTTTCGACATCAAGTTCCTACAGCCGGTCATCTTTAACACGTACGAGGCCAAGAAGGAGCCGCTCAAGAACGCCCACCTATCGGACATCTGCATCAGTACGTCGGCGGCACCCACCTACTTCCCGGCGCACTTCTTCAAGACCCACGATCCCTTGGGAAAGGTACCGGAACGTGAGTACCACCTTATCGACGGTGGCGTGGCTGCTAACAACCCCACCATGACTGCCATGTCGATGATTACCAAGGAGGTTCTGTGCCGGAACCGGGACTTCAGCCCCGGCAAGCCCGCCGAGTATGGCAACTACCTCATCATCTCCATCGGCACCGGTGCGGCCAAGCAAGCGGAGACGTACAACGCGCCCGACTGCGCTAAGTGGGGTGTCATCCGCTGGCTCCACCATGGCAACTTCATACCGCTCGTCGCCATGTTCTCCCACGCCAGCGCAGACATGGTCGACATCCACGTCTCCATGCTCTTCAAGGCTCTGGGGGTTGAGAAGAACTACCTCCGCATCCAAGACGACTCACTCCTTGGCCACACGACATCAATGGATATCGCTACCGAGGAGAATATGGAGGCGCTCATCGAGATCGGCAACAAGCTGCTCAAGAAGAAGGTGGCCAGGGTGAATATCGACACTGGGAGCTACgactccgtcgacggcgagggaaCCAATGAGGAGGCGCTCGCGCGCTTCGCGAGCAAGCTCTCCAAAGAGCGCAAAGTGCGTCAAACCACCCTCAGCTCCCTCTAA